One genomic window of Hymenobacter sp. J193 includes the following:
- a CDS encoding DUF3667 domain-containing protein gives MAHSSTKLPACANCGHAFQPEQPNEFCPSCGQQNHDLNVSFGHVLEETLEGIFHFDSKVFRTAGLLLFRPGQLTRRFMQGHRVGYVPPIRLYVFISFVFFLFSPCLAATPGKRCWG, from the coding sequence ATGGCGCATTCCAGCACTAAACTTCCGGCCTGCGCAAACTGCGGGCACGCCTTCCAGCCCGAACAGCCCAACGAATTCTGCCCCAGCTGCGGGCAGCAGAACCACGATTTGAATGTGTCGTTCGGGCACGTGCTGGAAGAAACGCTGGAAGGCATTTTTCACTTCGACAGCAAGGTGTTCCGCACGGCCGGGCTGCTGCTGTTTCGGCCAGGCCAGCTCACGCGCCGCTTTATGCAGGGCCACCGCGTCGGCTACGTGCCGCCCATCCGGCTGTATGTGTTCATCAGCTTCGTGTTCTTTTTGTTCTCTCCCTGTTTAGCAGCCACTCCAGGGAAAAGGTGCTGGGGGTAG
- a CDS encoding head GIN domain-containing protein gives MKTATFLLLPLTLLGTLSSFRPAAPAAPAGLSVMATAVQRDVRAVDAFQELSLGLPAEVIVRQGSEQRVEIDAAAEDLKQVETTVKDGRLRIRRPEKSGFRWTDDYKFKQPVKIYVTMTTVKLLSVSGSGSIRTETPVKATQLKLSMSGSGRLQVNAVTDALTTSISGSGRILVSGSADTNDVSISGSGRIEAQDLRTNSTSASISGSGNCRVYASKTLDARISGSGSIVYQGGAQVSSHIAGSGSVRRG, from the coding sequence ATGAAAACCGCTACTTTCCTACTGTTGCCGCTCACCCTGCTGGGCACTCTGTCCTCGTTTCGGCCTGCTGCTCCCGCAGCCCCGGCCGGGTTGTCCGTAATGGCTACGGCCGTCCAGCGCGACGTACGCGCGGTGGATGCTTTTCAGGAATTGTCCTTGGGTTTGCCGGCCGAGGTAATCGTGCGCCAAGGCAGTGAGCAGCGCGTGGAAATTGATGCCGCCGCCGAAGACCTCAAGCAGGTGGAAACCACGGTGAAAGACGGCCGCCTGCGCATCCGGCGACCCGAGAAAAGCGGCTTCCGCTGGACCGATGACTACAAGTTCAAGCAGCCGGTTAAAATCTACGTGACCATGACGACCGTCAAACTACTGAGCGTAAGCGGCTCGGGCTCCATCCGCACCGAAACGCCGGTGAAAGCCACCCAGCTCAAGCTGAGCATGAGCGGCTCGGGCCGCCTGCAGGTAAACGCGGTAACCGATGCCCTGACGACGTCTATTTCGGGCTCGGGCCGGATTCTGGTATCGGGCAGCGCCGACACCAACGACGTTTCCATCAGCGGCTCGGGGCGCATTGAGGCCCAGGACCTACGCACCAACTCTACCAGCGCCAGCATCAGCGGCTCGGGCAACTGCCGCGTGTACGCCAGCAAAACGCTGGATGCCCGCATCAGCGGCTCCGGCTCCATTGTGTACCAGGGCGGCGCACAGGTGTCGTCGCACATTGCCGGCTCGGGCTCGGTGCGCCGTGGCTAA